A single window of Pseudomonas lijiangensis DNA harbors:
- a CDS encoding DUF748 domain-containing protein produces MSKGLKRTLGTLLAVFVLYSLLGFFILPGIALRIANQQLSNYSTVPARLERLELNPYSLELTLWGLNIGVPGKEQIAFEKLYANLQIDSLWSGALHLQKVELNAPRTEVLFDKSGKLNLAQVFKLPPSEPASNEPAGKPFPLRIDELKLAEGYVHFQDMRPGEPIEFLYDKLNLELKNLSTLPEDNADMTMVAIGPDGGQIDWKGRISLVPITSEGTLKVTDSKMKLWWPYVRDALPLALKDGILNFSTSYTLDLSKETELKLSNAAASVSPFALDAPDGRPLVRLQSLEVSETSVDLARQLVTVGKIRSNKLETWAAREADGQLDWQKLFASQPAKPAPKKPEIDAKAAEPASDASSQAAARPASPAKPWQVLLRDVQLRNYQVHLADRVPKEAVTLDVGPLNLDMQNFDSLNKSPFTLKLDTGLGKQGKLTAAGDVNLSPVSARLNVTTRDIDLRLAQAYISPFIRLEMRSGMLDSDLAVDLKSTEPLALAVTGKAQVNQLHTLDTLKQRDFMKWQRLEVEGLNYQHGDNLSITQVNLEQPYARFMINDDRTTNIDDLLIPQPADKQPAPAASKTASNEKPLGIHIGEVNIKDGSANFADLTLTPNFITAVQQLNGRIGTIDNRQPAPAPVNVEGKVDRYAPVTIKGSLNPFNPMASLDIATSFKRVELTTLTPYSGKFAGFRIRKGRLNLDLHYLITQGKLKAQNKVLVEQLQLGEKVDSPDAVDLPIRLAVALLKDTQGRISLELPVEGDLNNPQFSVMPIVWQTLRNLVLRTAQAPFKLLGGLVSGGSSQDLGSVSFAPGSSELSNDAIKALDTLANALKERPTLRLEIEGTSAASSDGPLLAQQRLEREYQSTYYKIMQRRGDKVPARAALLQVPDDEKGPMLEGIYRARLKQQPPAEWTDLGKEERLNRMRAAVLKFWSSNEVLLRELGQDRAGSIKDYLVQKGQLEDERIYFVDAHLGQAQADGRVISPLHLDSE; encoded by the coding sequence ATGTCCAAAGGATTGAAACGTACTCTTGGCACTTTGCTGGCTGTATTCGTGCTCTACAGCCTGCTGGGCTTTTTCATTCTGCCCGGTATTGCCCTGCGTATCGCCAACCAGCAGTTGAGCAACTACTCCACCGTTCCGGCAAGGCTCGAACGCCTTGAGCTCAATCCCTACAGTCTGGAGCTGACGCTCTGGGGCCTGAACATCGGCGTTCCCGGCAAAGAGCAGATTGCCTTCGAGAAGCTGTATGCCAACCTGCAGATCGACAGCCTATGGAGCGGTGCCCTGCACCTGCAAAAGGTCGAGTTGAACGCGCCCAGAACCGAAGTGCTGTTCGACAAGTCAGGCAAACTGAATCTGGCGCAAGTGTTCAAGCTGCCTCCCAGTGAACCGGCCAGCAATGAGCCCGCAGGCAAACCCTTTCCGCTGCGTATCGATGAGTTGAAACTGGCCGAGGGCTATGTCCACTTCCAGGACATGCGCCCCGGCGAGCCCATTGAATTCCTTTACGACAAGCTGAACCTGGAGCTGAAGAACCTCAGCACGCTCCCGGAAGACAACGCCGACATGACTATGGTCGCCATCGGCCCCGACGGCGGCCAGATCGACTGGAAGGGACGCATCAGTCTGGTACCGATCACCTCCGAAGGCACCCTCAAGGTCACCGACAGCAAGATGAAGCTCTGGTGGCCTTATGTACGCGACGCCCTGCCACTGGCACTGAAAGACGGCATTCTGAACTTCAGCACCAGCTACACCCTCGACCTGAGCAAGGAAACCGAACTCAAGCTCAGCAACGCCGCCGCCAGCGTCTCACCCTTCGCGCTCGATGCACCTGATGGACGGCCTCTGGTACGCCTGCAAAGCCTTGAAGTCAGCGAGACGTCGGTGGATCTGGCCAGACAGCTTGTCACCGTCGGCAAGATCCGCAGCAACAAGCTGGAAACCTGGGCTGCACGAGAGGCTGATGGCCAGCTGGACTGGCAGAAGCTCTTTGCCAGCCAGCCGGCAAAACCGGCACCGAAAAAACCGGAAATCGATGCCAAGGCCGCCGAGCCTGCTTCCGATGCCAGCTCTCAGGCTGCCGCTCGCCCGGCATCCCCGGCCAAACCCTGGCAAGTTCTGCTACGGGATGTGCAACTGCGTAACTATCAGGTCCACCTGGCGGATCGGGTCCCCAAGGAAGCCGTCACTCTGGATGTCGGGCCTCTGAATCTGGACATGCAGAACTTCGACAGCCTGAACAAATCGCCTTTCACCCTCAAGCTCGATACCGGGCTGGGCAAACAGGGCAAGCTGACAGCCGCAGGGGACGTCAATCTCAGCCCGGTGAGTGCGCGCCTGAATGTCACGACACGGGATATCGACCTGCGTCTTGCCCAGGCCTACATCAGCCCGTTCATTCGTCTGGAAATGCGCAGCGGGATGCTCGACAGCGACCTGGCCGTTGACCTGAAAAGCACCGAGCCTCTGGCTTTGGCCGTTACGGGCAAGGCTCAGGTCAACCAGTTGCATACCCTCGATACCCTCAAACAACGCGACTTCATGAAGTGGCAGCGTCTGGAAGTTGAAGGCCTGAATTATCAGCATGGCGACAACCTGTCGATCACCCAGGTCAATCTGGAGCAGCCTTATGCGCGCTTCATGATCAATGACGACCGCACCACCAATATCGATGACCTGCTGATTCCCCAGCCTGCCGACAAGCAGCCCGCGCCAGCCGCGTCCAAAACTGCCAGCAATGAAAAACCCCTGGGCATTCACATCGGTGAGGTCAACATCAAGGATGGCTCGGCCAACTTCGCCGACCTGACCCTGACCCCCAACTTCATCACCGCCGTGCAGCAGCTCAATGGCCGCATCGGCACCATCGACAACCGCCAGCCCGCACCGGCACCGGTGAACGTCGAAGGCAAGGTGGACCGTTATGCGCCGGTTACCATCAAGGGCAGTCTCAACCCGTTCAACCCCATGGCCAGCCTCGATATCGCAACCAGCTTCAAACGTGTCGAGCTGACCACGCTGACGCCCTACTCCGGGAAGTTCGCCGGGTTCCGGATCCGTAAAGGCCGCCTGAACCTCGATCTGCATTACCTGATCACACAGGGCAAGCTGAAAGCTCAGAACAAAGTGCTCGTCGAACAGTTGCAACTGGGTGAGAAAGTCGACAGCCCTGACGCGGTGGATTTGCCGATTCGTCTGGCGGTCGCCCTGCTCAAGGACACTCAGGGCCGGATTTCCCTTGAACTGCCGGTTGAAGGCGACCTCAACAACCCGCAATTCAGCGTCATGCCCATCGTCTGGCAAACCCTTCGCAACCTTGTGCTGCGTACGGCACAGGCACCCTTCAAGTTGCTGGGAGGCCTGGTCAGTGGTGGCAGCTCGCAAGACCTTGGCAGCGTGAGTTTCGCGCCCGGCTCCAGCGAACTGAGCAATGACGCCATCAAGGCACTGGACACCTTGGCCAACGCACTCAAGGAGCGCCCCACCCTGCGCCTGGAGATCGAAGGCACCAGTGCGGCCAGCAGCGATGGCCCTCTGCTCGCCCAGCAGCGACTGGAACGCGAATACCAGTCCACCTACTACAAGATCATGCAGCGCCGTGGCGACAAGGTACCGGCCAGAGCGGCACTGCTGCAGGTCCCCGATGACGAGAAAGGCCCGATGCTCGAAGGCATCTACCGCGCCCGCCTCAAACAACAGCCACCGGCTGAATGGACCGACCTTGGCAAGGAAGAGCGCCTGAACAGAATGCGTGCCGCCGTGCTCAAGTTCTGGAGCAGCAACGAGGTCCTGTTGCGTGAGCTGGGCCAGGACCGGGCTGGCAGTATCAAGGACTATCTGGTACAGAAAGGGCAACTGGAAGACGAACGTATCTATTTCGTCGATGCGCACCTGGGCCAGGCACAAGCGGATGGCCGGGTGATCAGCCCACTTCATCTGGACAGCGAGTAA
- a CDS encoding class I SAM-dependent rRNA methyltransferase: MSSLNQALSVALDNRQNLLAELHQQGTDCYRLFHGSQEGASGLTIDRYGPQLLVQSFHDTLDLDSLLGLHAMVNARLGLETLLVYNDRSQGNSRIDRQDPIYKAQEAALQDLIGHEWGLNYRVRGRHTGQDPLLFLDLRNTRGWVKAHSKGKSVLNLFSYTCGVGLSAAAGGASEVCNLDFAESNLAVGRENGALNPQLPPMQFIQSDYFPAIRQLAGLPVSSRRGQKLPAYIKLQQRQYDLVLLDPPAWAKSAFGTVDLLRDYQSLLKPALLSTAEDGVLICCNNLAKVSMDDWREQVLRCASKAGRPVRDCQVMKPAEDFPSRDNQPPLKTLILQF, translated from the coding sequence ATGTCTTCCTTGAATCAGGCGCTCAGCGTCGCCCTCGATAACCGTCAAAACCTGCTTGCCGAACTGCATCAGCAAGGGACGGACTGCTATCGGCTGTTTCATGGCAGCCAGGAGGGCGCCAGCGGCCTGACCATCGACCGTTATGGCCCGCAACTGCTGGTGCAGAGCTTTCATGACACGCTGGATCTGGACTCGCTGCTGGGGTTGCATGCGATGGTCAATGCCCGGCTGGGCCTGGAAACCCTGCTGGTCTACAACGACCGCTCCCAGGGCAACTCCCGCATCGACCGCCAGGACCCGATCTACAAGGCTCAAGAGGCTGCACTGCAAGACCTGATCGGTCACGAGTGGGGCTTGAACTACCGGGTGCGCGGCCGTCATACCGGACAAGACCCTTTGCTGTTTCTCGATCTGCGCAATACCCGCGGCTGGGTCAAGGCTCACAGCAAGGGCAAGAGCGTACTGAACCTGTTTTCCTACACCTGCGGCGTCGGCCTGAGCGCTGCTGCCGGTGGCGCGAGTGAAGTCTGCAATCTGGACTTCGCCGAGAGCAACCTGGCCGTGGGCCGGGAGAACGGCGCACTCAACCCGCAATTGCCGCCGATGCAGTTCATCCAGTCGGACTACTTCCCGGCCATCCGGCAACTGGCAGGCCTGCCCGTCAGCTCACGCCGCGGGCAAAAACTCCCGGCCTACATCAAACTGCAGCAACGCCAATACGATCTGGTGCTGCTCGACCCGCCAGCCTGGGCCAAGAGCGCTTTCGGCACGGTGGATCTGCTGCGTGACTACCAGAGCCTGCTCAAACCGGCACTCTTGAGCACGGCCGAAGACGGCGTGCTGATCTGCTGCAACAACCTGGCAAAAGTCAGCATGGACGATTGGCGCGAGCAGGTTCTGCGTTGTGCCAGCAAAGCGGGCCGACCAGTGCGTGATTGCCAGGTCATGAAGCCTGCCGAAGACTTTCCGTCCCGGGACAATCAGCCTCCACTCAAGACGCTGATTCTGCAGTTCTGA
- a CDS encoding acetyl-CoA C-acetyltransferase, whose translation MQDVVIVAATRTAVGSFQGSLASIPAVELGAAVIRQLLTQTGVDGGQIDEVIMGQVLTAGAGQNPARQAAIKAGLPFAVPAMTLNKVCGSGLKALHLATQAIRCGDAEIIIAGGQENMSLSNYVMPGARTGLRMGHASLVDTMISDGLWDAFNDYHMGITAENLADKYDISRQAQDEFAATSQQHAVAAIEAGRFVDEITPIMIPQRKGDPLRFDTDEQPRAGTTAESLGKLKAAFKKDGTVTAGNASSINDGAAAVMLMSAAKAEQLGLPVLARIAGYANAGVDPAIMGIGPVSATRRCLDKAGWSLEELDLIEANEAFAAQSLSVAKELGLNLEKVNVNGGAIALGHPIGASGCRVLVTLLHEMIKRDARKGLATLCIGGGQGVALALAR comes from the coding sequence ATGCAAGACGTCGTTATCGTTGCCGCCACCCGGACTGCCGTCGGCAGCTTCCAGGGCTCACTGGCCAGCATTCCCGCCGTGGAGCTGGGCGCAGCCGTCATTCGCCAGCTCCTGACCCAGACCGGCGTGGATGGCGGGCAGATCGATGAAGTCATCATGGGCCAGGTACTGACCGCTGGTGCCGGGCAAAACCCGGCGCGTCAGGCCGCGATCAAGGCAGGGCTGCCGTTTGCAGTGCCCGCCATGACCCTGAACAAGGTCTGTGGCTCGGGCCTCAAGGCGCTGCACCTAGCCACCCAGGCGATTCGTTGCGGCGATGCCGAGATCATCATTGCCGGTGGCCAGGAAAACATGAGCCTGTCCAACTATGTGATGCCCGGCGCACGCACCGGTCTGCGCATGGGCCACGCCTCTCTGGTGGACACCATGATCAGCGACGGCCTGTGGGACGCCTTCAATGACTATCACATGGGCATCACCGCAGAAAACCTCGCCGACAAGTACGACATCAGCCGTCAGGCACAGGACGAATTCGCTGCCACGTCCCAGCAGCACGCCGTTGCCGCCATCGAAGCCGGGCGTTTCGTGGATGAAATCACCCCGATCATGATTCCTCAGCGCAAAGGCGATCCGCTGCGCTTCGATACCGATGAACAGCCACGCGCGGGGACGACTGCCGAATCCCTGGGCAAGCTCAAGGCCGCCTTCAAGAAAGACGGCACGGTCACCGCAGGCAATGCCTCGTCCATCAACGATGGCGCAGCGGCCGTCATGCTGATGAGCGCCGCCAAGGCCGAGCAACTGGGCCTGCCGGTCCTGGCGCGCATAGCCGGTTATGCCAATGCGGGCGTGGACCCGGCCATCATGGGCATCGGCCCTGTCAGCGCGACACGTCGCTGCCTGGACAAGGCTGGCTGGTCACTGGAAGAGCTGGACCTGATAGAAGCCAACGAAGCGTTTGCCGCTCAGTCGCTGTCGGTCGCCAAGGAATTGGGCCTGAACCTGGAAAAGGTCAACGTCAACGGTGGAGCCATCGCTTTGGGCCATCCCATCGGCGCCTCCGGTTGCCGCGTGCTGGTGACCCTGCTGCATGAAATGATCAAGCGCGACGCCAGAAAAGGCCTCGCCACCCTCTGTATCGGCGGCGGTCAGGGCGTAGCGCTGGCGCTGGCACGCTGA
- a CDS encoding oxygenase MpaB family protein: MEFIRRRIETQVMSLTGLSLGQLDLENPKGDPGLFGPQAICWRVHGDFTSMLIGGISALMLQALHPLALAGVWDHSSFREDMLGRLRRTGQFLAGTTFGATHDANWLIEKVRTIHLQVTGIAPDGRPYAASDPDLLTWVHVAEVSSFLAAHLRYLDPELSQAEQDTYYAETALIAERLGARDVPRSRQQIADYLDNIRGQLLCDDRSREVMRLLLNEPAPNRLVKPFGALMMQAGIDLLPLWACEMLDVEQGPLRRRMIRASVNGCAPILRWAVRNGSIHRAQRRMAPV, encoded by the coding sequence ATGGAATTCATTCGTCGTCGTATAGAAACCCAGGTCATGAGCCTGACCGGATTGTCATTGGGCCAACTGGATCTGGAGAATCCCAAGGGCGATCCCGGCCTGTTCGGCCCCCAGGCCATTTGCTGGCGTGTGCATGGGGACTTCACCAGCATGTTGATCGGTGGCATCAGCGCCTTGATGCTTCAGGCGCTGCACCCACTGGCGCTGGCCGGGGTCTGGGATCACTCCAGTTTCCGCGAGGACATGCTCGGCCGCTTGCGACGCACCGGACAGTTCCTTGCAGGGACCACGTTCGGCGCCACCCATGACGCGAACTGGCTGATCGAAAAGGTCCGCACCATCCACCTGCAAGTCACGGGCATTGCACCAGATGGCCGGCCTTATGCCGCCAGCGACCCTGACTTGCTGACCTGGGTGCATGTGGCGGAAGTCAGCAGTTTTCTTGCGGCGCACCTGCGCTATCTCGACCCTGAGCTGTCACAGGCCGAACAGGACACCTACTACGCGGAAACCGCCCTCATCGCCGAACGCCTGGGCGCCCGTGATGTACCGCGCTCACGCCAACAGATTGCCGATTATCTGGACAACATTCGCGGGCAACTGCTGTGCGACGACCGCAGCCGCGAAGTGATGCGCCTGCTGCTCAACGAGCCCGCACCCAACAGGCTGGTCAAACCCTTTGGCGCCCTGATGATGCAGGCCGGGATCGACCTGCTGCCGCTCTGGGCCTGCGAAATGCTCGATGTCGAACAAGGCCCCTTGCGGCGCAGGATGATTCGCGCCAGCGTCAATGGCTGCGCGCCGATACTGCGCTGGGCGGTGCGCAACGGCTCCATTCATCGGGCGCAGCGAAGAATGGCCCCTGTATAA
- the pgi gene encoding glucose-6-phosphate isomerase: protein MAYYRNPSDVTALPAWQALSQHRQAMQDFSMRDAFNADPQRFSQFTLSSCGLFLDYSKNLITSETQDLLVNLANEVGLKEAIQAQYDGELVNSSEGRPALHTALRRPVGDKLLVNGVNVMPEVHKVLNQITELVGRIHDGLWRGYTEKPITDVVNIGIGGSFLGPELVSEALLSYAHKGVRCHYLANIDGSEFHELSMKIRAETTLFIVSSKSFNTLETLKNAQAARAWYLAQGGSEAELYRHFIAVSSNNAAAVAFGIREENIFPMWDWVGGRYSLWSAIGLPIALAIGMSNFKELLSGAYTMDQHFQSAPFEKNMPVLLALLGVWYGNFWGSQSHAILPYDHYLRNITKHLQQLDMESNGKSVRQDGTPVSTDTGPVIWGGVGCNGQHAYHQLLHQGTQLIPADFIVPIVSFNPVADHHQWLYANCLSQSQALMLGKTRAEAEAELREKGVPEEQVQQIAPHKVIPGNRPSNTLVVERISPRRLGALVAMYEHKVFVQSVIWGINAFDQWGVELGKELGKGVYQRLTGGIEEPAEDASTQGLINYFRGRHRG, encoded by the coding sequence ATGGCGTACTACCGCAATCCTTCTGATGTGACCGCTCTGCCCGCCTGGCAGGCGCTGAGTCAACACCGCCAAGCCATGCAGGATTTCAGCATGCGCGATGCGTTCAATGCAGACCCGCAACGCTTCAGCCAATTCACCCTCAGCAGTTGCGGCCTGTTTCTCGACTACTCCAAAAACCTGATTACGAGCGAAACACAGGACCTGCTGGTCAACCTGGCCAATGAAGTCGGCCTGAAGGAAGCGATCCAGGCACAATACGACGGCGAGCTGGTCAACTCCTCCGAAGGTCGTCCGGCGCTGCACACCGCGCTGCGCCGCCCGGTTGGCGACAAGCTGCTGGTCAATGGCGTCAACGTGATGCCGGAAGTCCACAAGGTCCTTAACCAGATCACCGAGCTGGTCGGTCGCATTCATGACGGTCTGTGGCGCGGTTACACCGAGAAGCCCATCACCGACGTGGTGAACATCGGCATCGGTGGCTCGTTCCTCGGCCCGGAGCTGGTGTCCGAAGCCCTGTTGTCGTACGCCCACAAAGGCGTGCGCTGCCATTACCTGGCCAATATCGACGGCAGTGAATTCCACGAACTGTCGATGAAGATCCGCGCCGAAACCACGCTGTTCATCGTTTCGTCGAAATCCTTCAACACCCTGGAAACCCTGAAGAACGCCCAGGCCGCACGCGCCTGGTATCTGGCTCAAGGGGGCTCCGAGGCCGAGCTGTACCGTCACTTCATCGCAGTATCGAGCAACAACGCGGCAGCGGTTGCGTTCGGTATCCGTGAAGAGAACATCTTCCCGATGTGGGACTGGGTCGGCGGTCGTTACTCGCTGTGGTCGGCCATCGGCCTGCCTATCGCGCTGGCCATCGGCATGTCCAACTTCAAGGAGCTGCTGTCCGGTGCCTACACCATGGACCAGCACTTCCAGAGCGCGCCGTTCGAGAAGAACATGCCGGTGCTGCTGGCCTTGCTGGGCGTGTGGTATGGCAATTTCTGGGGCTCACAGAGCCACGCGATCCTGCCTTACGACCACTACCTGCGTAACATCACCAAGCACTTGCAGCAGCTGGACATGGAATCCAACGGCAAGAGCGTACGCCAGGACGGCACGCCGGTTTCCACCGATACCGGCCCGGTCATCTGGGGCGGCGTAGGCTGCAACGGTCAGCACGCTTATCACCAGTTGCTGCATCAGGGCACCCAACTGATTCCGGCTGACTTCATCGTGCCGATCGTCAGCTTCAACCCGGTTGCCGACCATCACCAGTGGCTCTACGCCAACTGCCTGTCCCAGAGCCAGGCGCTGATGCTGGGCAAGACCCGCGCCGAAGCCGAAGCCGAGCTGCGTGAAAAAGGCGTACCGGAAGAACAGGTGCAGCAGATTGCGCCGCACAAGGTCATTCCGGGCAACCGTCCGAGCAACACCCTGGTGGTGGAACGCATCAGCCCGCGCCGTCTGGGCGCACTGGTGGCGATGTACGAACACAAGGTTTTCGTACAGAGCGTGATCTGGGGCATCAACGCCTTCGACCAATGGGGCGTCGAGCTGGGTAAAGAGCTGGGTAAAGGTGTTTACCAGCGCCTGACCGGCGGTATCGAAGAGCCTGCCGAAGACGCTTCGACCCAGGGCCTGATCAACTACTTCCGCGGACGTCACCGCGGCTGA
- the panD gene encoding aspartate 1-decarboxylase, producing the protein MHTVMLKAKLHRAEVTHAVLDYEGSCAIDGEWLDLSGIREYEQIQIYNIDNGERFTTYAIRGEEGSRMISVNGAAAHKAKVGDRVIICAYAQYSDAELVDFKPRMLYMAPGNELSHTSNAIPVQVA; encoded by the coding sequence ATGCACACCGTGATGCTCAAAGCCAAACTGCACCGTGCAGAAGTCACTCACGCCGTGCTCGACTACGAAGGCTCATGCGCCATCGATGGCGAGTGGCTGGACCTGTCCGGCATTCGCGAGTACGAGCAGATCCAGATCTACAACATCGATAACGGCGAGCGTTTCACCACCTATGCCATCCGTGGTGAAGAAGGTTCACGCATGATTTCGGTCAACGGTGCCGCGGCTCACAAGGCGAAAGTCGGCGACCGTGTGATCATCTGCGCCTATGCTCAGTATTCCGACGCCGAACTGGTCGATTTCAAGCCACGCATGCTTTATATGGCGCCGGGCAATGAACTTAGCCATACCAGCAATGCCATACCGGTACAGGTTGCCTAG
- the acs gene encoding acetate--CoA ligase, with translation MFDIRAFPKAYATSLAAQLSPADYKRLYRQSVDNPEQFWAEQAAAFLDWSAPWDEVHRSDFSTGQASWFKGGKLNVSHNCIDRHLQGRGDQIALIWEGDNPTESAEVTYKKLHHNVSRLANVLKIRGVRKGDRVCIYMPMIPEAAYAMLACARIGAVHSVVFGGFSPDALRDRILDSDCHTVITADEGIRGGKYIPMKHNVDKALQSCPNVSTVLVVERTQGEIDWVKGRDLWYHEALHGISDDCPPEPMDAEDPLFILYTSGSTGKPKGVLHTTGGYLLQAAMTYKHVFDYRDGEVFWCTADVGWVTGHSYIVYGPLANGATTLMFEGVPNYPDASRFWKVIDKHQVNIFYTAPTALRALMREGPAPLQGTSRESLRLLGSVGEPINPQAWEWYFHQVGKERCPIIDTWWQTETGGIMLTPLIGASHFKPGCATQPMFGVQPVLLDEQGQEIKGPGSGLLAIKASWPGQIRSVYGDPQRMIDTYFKPYAGYYFTGDGARRDEDGDYWITGRVDDVLNVSGHRIGTAEVESALVLHDKIAEAAVVGYPHDVKGMGIYAFVTLINGIEPGDDLQNELLAHVSKEIGKFARPDLIQWAPALPKTRSGKIMRRILRKIASNELDNLGDTSTLADPGVVDNLIDKRLNR, from the coding sequence ATGTTCGATATCCGCGCATTCCCCAAAGCCTACGCCACAAGCCTGGCCGCACAGCTGAGCCCGGCCGACTATAAACGCCTGTATCGCCAGTCTGTGGATAACCCCGAGCAATTCTGGGCCGAACAGGCCGCCGCCTTTCTCGACTGGTCAGCCCCTTGGGACGAGGTCCACCGTTCTGACTTCAGTACCGGACAGGCAAGCTGGTTCAAGGGAGGCAAACTCAATGTCAGCCACAACTGCATCGACCGCCATCTGCAAGGCCGAGGCGATCAGATCGCGCTGATCTGGGAAGGCGACAACCCGACCGAATCCGCCGAAGTCACCTACAAGAAGCTGCACCACAACGTTTCCCGGCTGGCCAATGTCCTGAAGATTCGTGGCGTCCGCAAAGGCGACCGGGTGTGTATCTACATGCCGATGATTCCCGAAGCCGCCTACGCCATGCTCGCCTGCGCTCGCATCGGCGCCGTGCATTCGGTGGTGTTTGGCGGCTTTTCTCCGGATGCCCTGCGCGACCGGATCCTGGACTCGGACTGCCACACGGTCATTACCGCCGATGAAGGCATACGGGGCGGTAAATATATCCCCATGAAACACAACGTCGACAAGGCGCTGCAAAGCTGCCCGAACGTAAGCACCGTGCTGGTGGTGGAGCGAACCCAGGGAGAAATCGACTGGGTCAAGGGCCGCGACCTCTGGTATCACGAAGCGCTTCACGGCATCAGCGATGACTGCCCGCCAGAGCCCATGGACGCCGAAGACCCGCTGTTCATTCTCTATACCTCCGGCAGCACCGGCAAACCCAAGGGCGTGCTGCATACCACCGGCGGCTATCTGCTGCAGGCGGCCATGACTTACAAGCATGTGTTCGATTACCGCGATGGCGAGGTTTTCTGGTGTACGGCGGACGTCGGCTGGGTCACCGGCCACAGCTACATCGTCTATGGCCCCCTTGCCAATGGCGCGACGACGCTGATGTTCGAGGGCGTGCCCAACTACCCGGATGCCTCACGCTTCTGGAAGGTCATCGACAAGCATCAGGTCAATATCTTCTACACCGCACCCACCGCCCTGCGGGCCTTGATGCGCGAAGGCCCGGCGCCTCTGCAAGGCACGTCCCGGGAAAGCCTGCGGCTGCTGGGCAGTGTCGGCGAACCGATCAATCCCCAAGCCTGGGAATGGTATTTCCATCAGGTGGGCAAGGAGCGTTGCCCTATCATCGATACCTGGTGGCAGACCGAAACCGGCGGCATCATGCTCACGCCCCTGATCGGTGCCAGCCATTTCAAACCCGGCTGCGCGACACAACCCATGTTTGGCGTGCAGCCGGTACTGCTGGATGAACAAGGCCAGGAAATCAAGGGCCCCGGCAGCGGCCTGCTGGCAATCAAGGCCAGTTGGCCGGGACAGATCCGCAGTGTCTACGGCGACCCGCAACGCATGATCGACACCTACTTCAAACCTTATGCCGGGTATTACTTCACCGGCGACGGGGCACGTCGTGACGAAGATGGCGATTACTGGATCACTGGCCGTGTGGACGATGTGCTCAATGTGTCAGGCCACCGGATCGGTACGGCCGAAGTCGAAAGCGCCCTGGTGCTCCACGACAAGATCGCCGAAGCCGCAGTGGTGGGTTATCCCCACGACGTGAAAGGCATGGGCATCTATGCCTTTGTCACCCTCATCAACGGCATCGAACCCGGCGATGACCTGCAAAACGAGCTGCTGGCCCATGTCAGCAAGGAGATCGGCAAATTCGCCCGGCCCGACCTGATCCAGTGGGCGCCAGCCCTGCCCAAGACCCGCTCGGGCAAGATCATGCGGCGTATCCTGCGCAAGATCGCCAGCAACGAACTCGATAACCTGGGCGATACCTCGACCCTGGCCGATCCCGGGGTTGTGGATAACCTGATCGACAAACGCTTGAATCGATGA
- the panC gene encoding pantoate--beta-alanine ligase, with amino-acid sequence MNTVKTVLDLRAAVARARSEGKRIALTPTMGNLHSGHAALVTRASQRADFVVATIFVNPLQFGPNEDLASYPRTLDADKEKLLEAGCNLLFTPSVEEMYPHGMADQTLVSVPHLSEGLCGASRPGHFDGVATVVSKLFNMVQPDLAVFGEKDFQQLAVIRALVRDLNMPIQIIGEPTVRAADGLALSSRNGYLSEEQRAKAPALYRVLSTVADGIRSNEAINSLIDIGKRTLEAEGFRIDYLEVREATSLRPATGQDRDLVILVAAFLGKTRLIDNLHLTKE; translated from the coding sequence ATGAACACAGTAAAAACCGTACTGGACCTGCGCGCCGCCGTCGCTCGCGCCCGCAGCGAAGGTAAACGGATTGCCTTGACGCCCACGATGGGCAACCTGCACAGCGGACATGCCGCACTGGTTACACGGGCAAGCCAGCGGGCGGACTTCGTGGTCGCCACCATTTTCGTCAACCCGCTGCAGTTCGGCCCCAACGAAGACCTGGCGAGCTATCCCCGCACCCTGGATGCCGACAAGGAAAAACTGCTGGAAGCCGGTTGCAACCTGCTGTTCACGCCCAGCGTTGAAGAAATGTACCCGCACGGCATGGCCGATCAGACGCTGGTCAGCGTTCCGCACCTGTCCGAAGGGCTTTGCGGTGCCAGCCGGCCCGGCCATTTCGACGGCGTTGCCACTGTGGTCAGCAAGCTGTTCAACATGGTTCAGCCTGACCTGGCCGTGTTTGGCGAGAAAGACTTTCAGCAACTGGCGGTGATCCGGGCACTGGTCCGGGATCTGAACATGCCGATCCAGATCATTGGCGAACCGACCGTTCGCGCCGCCGATGGCCTGGCCTTGTCGTCGCGCAACGGTTACCTGAGCGAAGAGCAGCGCGCCAAGGCACCTGCGCTGTATCGCGTGCTCAGCACCGTGGCCGACGGCATTCGCAGCAACGAAGCGATCAACAGCCTGATCGATATCGGCAAGAGAACCCTGGAAGCCGAAGGTTTCCGTATCGACTACCTGGAAGTGCGTGAAGCCACCAGCCTGCGACCTGCGACCGGACAAGACCGTGATCTGGTCATTCTGGTTGCCGCCTTTCTGGGCAAGACCCGCCTGATCGACAATCTGCACCTGACCAAGGAATAA